A portion of the Shewanella sp. SNU WT4 genome contains these proteins:
- a CDS encoding flagellar hook-length control protein FliK, whose translation MQQNQSVFLAPVVTTAVNSSSTNASLVNSGSANTRSQVASSRDSDFSTALTAAANARQQRAEQLQQENTQMAANNKLAADQRAANDSRRDAANRDAASKDAVRAQQTSTDTPRNPEIKPVKNSDANTALTDKTKPLNHDVNQANKPAVSQDKHLPLGKNFGSDDFMTLMFSQLGIDDSALDSLNVNQLAGADASLDGELSFAVEELDALLQGSAVPEAELSLEQLLALTLGHEQPTDIDAKVLNELAALLAQWQQGNDKEALPPELQNLLTNTWEQLQQGQALELSSNDLAQFKEWLSTQGLEAKALDKLDAHSLAAMLQQTLAASGEPLPNTEPKWQTAKDALAATVVSGKDINSLVLSDGANHPKPALNDNANSQKGYQAELSASATAQLHANSHSALNQSPQSRSNILGEGLVNSAPNAGVNLEAQSPLNSQGSMASQLSKSLLTPQDAPLTDKQMASLLADAKFQVVENEPKTINVLPSTASASLDATKTQNVSQVQLSLRQHLDQQLQQHEMIERFAPVMRSQLLAMVSQGIGQAEIRLDPPELGSLLVRIQVQGDQTQVQFVAASAQTRDMLEQAMPKLRDLLNDQGMQLADSQVSEQGKEQQQQGKQEGGIEGQTDMLTELSSAELETSSNQTTSYAQGIDYYA comes from the coding sequence ACCGCGTTAACGGCCGCCGCCAATGCTAGGCAGCAAAGAGCTGAGCAGTTACAGCAAGAAAATACCCAAATGGCGGCTAATAATAAGCTTGCCGCTGATCAAAGGGCGGCCAATGACAGCCGCAGAGATGCCGCTAATCGCGACGCGGCAAGTAAAGATGCTGTGCGCGCCCAGCAAACAAGTACTGACACACCAAGAAATCCCGAGATTAAGCCTGTTAAAAACAGCGATGCTAACACCGCATTAACCGATAAAACTAAACCGTTAAATCATGACGTTAATCAAGCTAACAAGCCGGCTGTCAGTCAAGATAAACACTTGCCGCTTGGCAAAAATTTTGGCAGTGACGATTTTATGACGCTGATGTTTAGTCAGTTAGGTATTGATGACTCAGCCCTTGATTCCCTCAATGTCAATCAATTAGCTGGGGCCGATGCTAGTTTAGATGGTGAACTCAGTTTCGCGGTTGAAGAGCTTGATGCCTTACTGCAAGGCAGCGCAGTACCTGAGGCAGAGCTTTCACTAGAGCAGCTATTAGCGCTGACATTGGGGCATGAACAGCCCACAGACATAGATGCCAAAGTACTCAATGAACTTGCGGCCTTATTAGCTCAGTGGCAGCAAGGCAATGATAAAGAGGCATTACCGCCTGAGTTACAGAATTTGCTAACCAATACTTGGGAGCAATTGCAGCAAGGGCAAGCACTTGAGTTATCAAGCAATGATTTAGCGCAGTTCAAAGAGTGGTTAAGCACGCAAGGGCTGGAGGCTAAGGCATTGGATAAGCTTGATGCTCATAGTTTGGCTGCCATGCTGCAGCAAACCTTAGCCGCCTCTGGTGAGCCTTTGCCAAATACTGAACCTAAATGGCAAACCGCGAAAGATGCGCTGGCTGCTACGGTTGTCAGTGGTAAGGACATTAATAGCTTGGTACTGAGTGATGGCGCGAATCATCCTAAACCGGCGCTAAATGATAACGCCAATAGTCAGAAGGGCTATCAAGCTGAGCTATCAGCCAGCGCTACAGCGCAGTTACATGCCAATAGCCATTCAGCACTTAATCAAAGCCCACAAAGTCGCAGTAACATTTTAGGCGAGGGACTAGTGAATAGTGCGCCAAATGCTGGCGTTAATCTTGAGGCTCAATCGCCGCTAAATAGCCAAGGGAGCATGGCTTCACAACTTAGCAAATCACTATTAACGCCGCAAGATGCACCGCTAACCGATAAGCAAATGGCAAGTTTGTTAGCCGATGCAAAATTTCAAGTGGTTGAAAATGAACCTAAAACCATAAATGTATTACCAAGTACAGCTAGCGCAAGCCTGGATGCCACTAAAACCCAAAACGTTAGCCAAGTGCAATTATCATTACGCCAGCATTTAGATCAGCAGCTGCAACAGCATGAAATGATTGAGCGCTTTGCGCCTGTGATGCGATCACAATTGCTGGCCATGGTGTCTCAAGGGATTGGGCAAGCGGAAATTCGTCTCGACCCGCCTGAACTTGGCAGCCTGTTAGTGCGCATTCAAGTGCAGGGCGATCAAACCCAAGTGCAGTTTGTGGCAGCCTCAGCGCAAACCCGCGACATGCTTGAACAAGCCATGCCGAAACTACGCGACTTACTCAATGATCAGGGCATGCAATTAGCGGACTCACAGGTGTCTGAACAAGGCAAAGAGCAACAGCAGCAAGGTAAGCAAGAAGGCGGCATTGAAGGACAAACCGATATGTTGACTGAGCTTAGCAGCGCCGAGCTCGAAACAAGTTCAAATCAGACAACTAGTTATGCTCAGGGTATAGATTATTATGCGTAA